The following coding sequences are from one Arachis hypogaea cultivar Tifrunner chromosome 7, arahy.Tifrunner.gnm2.J5K5, whole genome shotgun sequence window:
- the LOC112704086 gene encoding protein IQ-domain 26 — translation MGKASRWLKGLLGLKKDNCASMAASTDKKEKKRWSFAKSAKDGDLTQNASTNYGVRGSDSDSAEKGNEQNMGAIAVAVSREKWAALKIQSYFRGYLARKALRALKGLVKIQALVRGYLVRKRAAATLHSMQALIRAQVAARARRSNSFRPQTPGRRYVQWYDETRSEFHSKRLLPTSKSYETSLNMKGFDESPKNVEIDTYRPQSRSRRITTTTMSETQKDHLHYQAISVLECRHPPQHLEWYSNTDECEIATARSTPRLTNAPATPVKSVCGESFRPYCNSPNYMANTQSYKAKVRSHSAPKQRPEPKKRFLLTEIMAARNSTSGVRMHWSSKSHSQHYCSFDRLERKLK, via the exons ATGGGAAAAGCTAGCAGGTGGTTGAAGGGGTTATTGGGATTGAAGAAGGACAATTGTGCTTCAATGGCTGCTTCTACTGACAAGAAGGAGAAGAAACGTTGGAGTTTTGCAAAGTCTGCCAAAGATGGAGATTTGACTCAAAATGCTTCTACAAATTATGGAGTCAGGGGCTCTGACTCTGACTCTGCTGAAAAAGGGAATGAGCAGAACATGGGTGCCATAGCCGTGGCAGTAAGCAGGGAGAAGTGGGCTGCATTGAAGATCCAATCTTATTTCAGAGGTTACTTG GCTAGGAAGGCTCTTAGAGCACTCAAAGGATTGGTTAAGATACAAGCTCTAGTTAGAGGCTATCTTGTTAGGAAAAGGGCTGCTGCAACTCTTCACAGTATGCAAGCTCTAATAAGAGCTCAGGTTGCCGCCAGAGCTCGCCGTTCGAATAGTTTTCGGCCTCAAACTCCTGGAAGAAGATATGTG CAATGGTATGATGAAACAAGAAGTGAGTTCCATAGTAAGAGGCTACTACCAACAAGCAAATCCTATGAAACATCCTTAAATATGAAAGGATTTGATGAGAGCCCCAAGAATGTTGAAATTGATACATACAGGCCACAATCAAGATCAAGGAGAATCACAACAACTACTATGTCTGAGACTCAAAAAGACCACCTTCACTATCAAGCAATCTCAGTTCTTGAATGCAGGCATCCTCCTCAGCATTTGGAATGGTACTCGAACACGGATGAATGTGAGATCGCAACAGCTCGCAGCACGCCTCGTCTGACGAATGCTCCGGCTACACCAGTGAAGAGTGTTTGTGGAGAGTCCTTTAGGCCTTACTGCAATTCCCCTAACTACATGGCCAATACTCAGTCATATAAGGCAAAGGTTAGGTCTCATAGTGCTCCAAAGCAAAGGCCTGAGCCTAAGAAGAGGTTCTTACTCACTGAAATAATGGCAGCAAGAAATAGTACTAGTGGTGTTAGAATGCATTGGTCATCCAAATCAcactctcaacattattgcagtTTTGACAGACTTGAGAGGAAACTGAAATAG
- the LOC140174365 gene encoding uncharacterized protein, whose protein sequence is MGFGSRWRAWIRECITSTSISILINGSPTKPFKMKRGLRQRDPLSPFLFVLVVDVLNKMIGEAVRNRRISPLLVGSDNIELWHLQFVDNTILFCPPEEDTVRNYQRLLRCFEIMSGLSINFDKSNLIPVNCSQEWPVIDNVEEKLSLWKSKVLSKAGKLRRFFWGKEDGQPGMALVKWEMALPVRGDPWRDICQLRIKDQHARQKMIDGLAMEEQTMDDEILNYRFANEIWKGLVPPKVELFTWFILIGRVNTKERLRRFGIIEGNDNLCVLCKKEVETVQHLFVTYEYSWQVWCVWIKEFGCEWSILSTLKDHFES, encoded by the exons ATGGGTTTTGGGAGTAGATGGAGGGCATGGATCAGAGAGTGTATAACATCAACATCTATTTCTATTCTGATTAATGGGTCACCAACGAAACCGTTCAAGATGAAGAGGGGGCTACGGCAAAGAGATCCATTATCGCCATTTTTGTTTGTCTTGGTGGTGGATGTACTTAATAAGATGATCGGAGAGGCGGTAAGGAACAGGCGTATCTCTCCGCTGCTAGTCGGTAGCGATAATATAGAGTTATGGCATCTACAATTTGTTGATAACACTATATTGTTCTGTCCGCCAGAAGAAGACACAGTGAGAAATTATCAGAGACTTTTGAGATGCTTTGAAATAATGTCGGGGTTAAGTATAAATTTTGACAAGTCCAATTTGATCCCAGTGAATTGCAGTCAGGAGTGG CCGGTTATAGATAATGTGGAAGAAAAGCTTAGCTTGTGGAAATCAAAGGTCCTTAGTAAGGCCGGAAAGCTG AGGAGATTCTTTTGGGGGAAGGAAGATGGACAACCTGGCATGGCTCTTGTTAAGTGGGAGATG GCTCTACCAGTGAGAGGAGACCCGTGGAGAGACATATGCCAGTTGCGAATAAAGGACCAACATGCTCGACAGAAGATGATTGATGGACTGGCTATGGAG GAACAGACTATGGACGATGAGATTCTGAACTATAGATTTGCAAATGAGATTTGGAAAGGACTGGTCCCGCCTAAAGTAGAGTTGTTCACCTGGTTTATCCTAATAGGTCGGGTAAATACAAAAGAGCGACTAAGAAGGTTCGGGATCATTGAAGGGAATGATAATCTGTGCGTCTTGTGCAAGAAGGAGGTTGAAACTGTGCAACACCTCTTTGTTACTTATGAGTACTCCTGGCAGGTCTGGTGCGTATGGATCAAGGAGTTTGGATGCGAATGGAGTATTCTAAGTACCTTAAAAGACCACTTTGAGAGTTAG